CGCCAACTTCCCAACCGCTGCCCCAGAACCGCCAGCACCCGGCCTCGGCCGCCCCTCAACCACGATCCACTGACTCAGCCACCAAGAAGCCCCGCACAGCAACCGCGTTTCACGTGAAACAGCGGGCGCGAATCCACTCGACAGGCGCGGAGGGCGACAGGCCGCTACCGTCGCCGGCGCTGAGGCAGGTTGGGAGCGCGCCGCTGGCGGGGCTCGTGACCGCTAGGCGAGGACGGTCGGAACAGCGACGCCCGCGCCGGACGCGGCTGCGGTCGAGGTGCGTGGCGCGGGCGCGGGTGTACGGAGTCTTTCAGACGCCTGCCGGTGAGCCCCGAGCCGTACGCCGCGCCTGTCGCGGCGGGCGGGCGGCCCGTCCAGGCCGCCGAGCTCAAGCCCCGCGTCGGCGACGGCAAGGCGCACCGCCTCGGCCGAGCTGCTACGCGAGCTGCGCTCCGGCGAGTTCGACGTGCTGCGGCGGTGAACGATCAAGTGCGCCCGTTCCTCACGGTTGCCCCGCGACCGGCACGCACACCTTCCCGCCAGTGAGCCTGGCACCGCCTGGCTGCCACCGGAATTGGTGGACGGCCACACGCACGCATGCCCTTTTGAAACCGGGGGCGGGCGCGGTGTCGCTGGCGGCGATGCGGCGCTAGCTGCTGGAGGTCCGCTACTCCGGCGTGCGGTGACCCGGCGCCCCCGTGCCTGTACGCCTGTGCCGCCGGAGCATGACCTACTGCCCGCACTCGCCGCCCTTCACTGACCGGATGATCCCGGGGAGCGTCGGTAGCGGCGTGCGAGTCGCGCCGGTACCTCAGACGGTCCGCATCCGCAGGACCGTGGCAGGCCGCAGCGAGCGCACTTCCGCCAGTTTCACGTGAAACGCAGCGGCACATGTGAGGGCCCGCCCGGCCATGACCCTCGCGTGCTCCCCCACCCACGCGGTAGCCCGCATACGCAAGCGGCGGCCAGATCCTCGTGAGCAAAGCACGTGTCGGGCGACATACGGATGACCCTGTACGGCGGCCGCGCCGTCGCCACCGGCTGCCGCAGCGACGCGTTCGCGATCGTCCCGGAGGAGACGCGGTCGGGGGAGCCCGGGCGGCGGCGTGCTTCTTGGTGTGGGTGCGGGTTGGGGAACACCGGACGTGGGTGTGCTGCCGACGACGGTAGCCGTCTGTCGTCCTCCGCGCCTGTCGGTCGGATCTGCGCCTGTTGTTTCACGTGAAACGCTGCGCCTCGCGCGTCGCTCGTCCGGCAATGGTCGTCCGCCATCGGAACAGCCATCCGCCCGATAGGCAGAGCGCCCGTCCCAGGATGGGGCGCGAGTTCACGCGCCCAACGCGGCGGTCGGATGAAGCGCCGGAGGTCGGGCGACTCCAGCACATGGGTCCGCAGCCCCCGCCGCCGGCCTTACACACCACGGCGCCCGGCCGTCGGTCCCTGGCAGGGGTCCGCAGGGCCCGGCATCGGCCCGGCGGGCGGCGCGAGGTCGGCGCCCGGCGGCGCGCCCGCTCGCGGCCTGCCCGGCGTGGCGGAGGTCTGCGAGCGTCTTCACCCCGCGTCTTCAGCCCGCGACGCTGGCGGCCGGCGTCTATGGCGTCCCGCCGCGCGGGCCGCGGCCAGGTCGGCCTGCGGCTGGTGCGGCGCATCCCGGTACACCGCACCGCCGCCTCGGGCGTCGCGGTCGCCATGGCCGGGGCTCGCGCATGGCGAGATTGAGGTCGTCGCGGAGCAACTCGCGTAGGGCGGCGGCCGGCGCTGCGGGCCGCATTGCGGGGAACGTGCGTGGACGGACTGGATCCCGAGCTCCGCTCGCCCGCGTCCGACGCCGTCACCGCGCGGGCGCCCCCGCGGACGGGCGCTGACAGCGACGGCGGGCGTAGTTCCTGCGGGCCGCAAAGCTGTAGAGGCGGCTCCGCCCCTCCATGCCGCAATCGGGCGCGTGTCAGTTGCTTGTTTCACGTGAAACAGAGGGTCGTGCGCGGGGACTCCGCCGGTGCGGATGTGGCGACGAGAGGAGCTCGGCCCCGGCGAGCGCCCAGGGCCCCGGTCCGCCGGGGCGCCGCGCACACGCCACCCGGATCCGCCACGCGAAGGGCCGGCCCGGGCGTCTCGCTGCCGCGGCCGTCGACAACGTGCGGGCGCGCTGGGAAGCGACTCGGAGGGATGTCCGTGGTCGAACCGATCGGGCGTTCTGCGCGCCCGGCACGAGTGCGTGACTCATGGACGGCCAGCGTGGCCGCCGGCGCGTCGCGCACCGGGGCGCGGCGCGTTCATGTCGCCGATCCAGGGGGCGTCCCCGGAAGCGCCGTCGGCGGAAGCGCGGTCCGCGGCCGGGAACGGCGGCCCGGTCAGGGCAGGCGGGAGACACCGCGGTGAGGCCCTCGCGGAGTCGGCGAACCCTAGTGGGGCCCGGAACCGGCGACGACGACAAGCTGTTTCACGTGAAACGGGCGCGGCGCTGAGGCAGGTGGGGAGCGCTTCGCCGGCGGGGCTCGTGACCGCTAGGTGAGGACGGTCGCGTCAGCGGCGCCCGCGTTGAACGCGGCTGAGGGAGGCGTGTGACGCGAGCGCGGATGCGCGGAGCCTTTCAGACACCTGCGGGGGAGCCCCGCGCCTGTCGCGGCGCGGCAGCCCGTCCAAGTCGCCGAGCGCAAGGCCCGCCGTCGGCGACGGCCAGGCGCAGCCCCGGCCGAGCTGCTGCGGCAGCTGCGCTCCCGCGAGTTCGACGTGTTGGTCGGCATCAACGTGCTCCGCGAGGGCCTCGACCGGCCCGAGGCAGCTCTGGTGGGGAGGGCATTACGCCGCGCGAGTTGCCGGGCTGGTGGGTGTCGTCGCCGGGTGGAGAGGGTGGGCGTCCGGTGGGCAGCTTCGGGGGCGTCTTGCGCTCGTTGTGGGTGCGGTGGGGGAGTTCGAGGGTGGAAATGAGTGAGCGCCCCGGTTGGGTGGGCCGGGGCGCTCGCGCTGGAGAGGTTGTCAGGGGCCGGGCGGGTCGTCCTGGTCGGGGGCCATGGACTTGATGATGCGGTCGAGGTCCTCCAGGGTGGCGAACTCGACGATGATCTTGCCCTTGTTGCGGCCCATGTCCACGCGGACCTTGGTCTCGTAGCGGTCGGAGAGGATGTCGGCCAGTTCCTGGAGGCGGGGCGAGACGGGCTTCTTGCGGCGGCCCTGCCGCGGCGCCTTCGGCTCGTCGACCTCGCGGAGCGCGATGAGCTCCTCCACGGCGCGGACGGACAGGCCCTCCTGGACGATGCGCTGCGCCAGGTGCTCCTGCGCCTCGGCGCTGTCGAGGGAGAGGAGGGCGCGGGCGTGCCCCGCCGACAGCACTCCCGCGGCGACGCGGCGCTGGACGGCCGGCGGCAGGTTCAGCAGGCGCAGCGTGTTCGTGATGTGGGGCCGGGACCGGCCGATGCGCGCGGCGAGCTGCTCGTGGGTGGCGCCGAAGTCCTGGAGGAGCTGCTGGTACGCGGCCGCCTCCTCCAGCGGGTTGAGCTGCTGCCGGTGCAGGTTCTCCATGAGGGCGTCACGGAGCAGGTGGTCGTCGCCGGTGTCGCGGACGATCGCCGGGATGGTCTCCAGCCCGGCCATCTTGGACGCCCGCCAGCGGCGCTCGCCCATGATGAGTTCGTACTCGTGCTCACCGCCCGACGGCGCCCTCCG
The sequence above is drawn from the Actinomadura hallensis genome and encodes:
- a CDS encoding ParB/RepB/Spo0J family partition protein: MSQQRRGLGRGLGALIPTTPPPSAAAEAGGPGLPGGPGNGASTAGQLQPVAGAHFAELPVSSITVNPRQPREHFDEQALAELAESIGIVGLLQPVVVRRAPSGGEHEYELIMGERRWRASKMAGLETIPAIVRDTGDDHLLRDALMENLHRQQLNPLEEAAAYQQLLQDFGATHEQLAARIGRSRPHITNTLRLLNLPPAVQRRVAAGVLSAGHARALLSLDSAEAQEHLAQRIVQEGLSVRAVEELIALREVDEPKAPRQGRRKKPVSPRLQELADILSDRYETKVRVDMGRNKGKIIVEFATLEDLDRIIKSMAPDQDDPPGP